TGCACGTTCACATGATGTGGGTTGCAGAGGTAAGAGGCTATACGCCCAAGTTTGAATATGTCTATTCGAATGAGTCCCTCACATGTCGACTGTTCATGGAATCTGGGTTTCCAGTCAAATCAATACCCTTCAAAAAACGCCATCTCTACCTAGCCACTGAAATAAGAGAGAGAATGCTGAAAAACAAAAGCTGGACAACACTCGTACCCAAAAGTGTCGCCAAATATATTGAAGAGATCGACGGCGTAAGCAGACTCCAAGACTTAGCTAAAACCGACAAAATTCAACCATAACTTCGCCGCTGAACCTGAATTGAATCGCCACACCTTGCCTTAAACCGTTTTGCAGCATTACCCTGATTCACTGAGATCCCTAAGAAACCATGACTGCCAACTATTGCAAGAGCCTCACCTAGAGAAACGTTGCCATAAGCGGAACAAAGCTTCAAAGTTGCAGTCTTCTTGCCTATTTCAATCCAGACAGACTCGTTTTCACGAACAGCCAGCTTCTTCAAGATATTCGACGAGATGTTTGTAATGATATTGCCAAAACTGTCAATGTGCAATACTTCGCCAAACACGGTATCCCCTTTCAAACGTGGTTTCACAAAATCCGGTTCTACATAATCTCTAATCTCTTTTCCAAACTGAGACGCATTAACTCCCGCTGCCAAATGGGCGGCAACAGACGCGAAAATGTCCCTGCCATGAAAGGTTTTCGAAACTTTTGGAAGCATGTATTGTGGATTTTCAATGACATATGCATGCCGTACGCCTTTCTTTGACGCCGCCAATATAAGCACTCCATTGTCAGGTCCCACAAAATAGCTATGTTTAGTTTCTACGATTATGGGATGCCGTTTAGTTCCAACGCCAGGATCCACCACGGCTACGTGTACTGTGTCTTTTGGAAAGTATGGTGCTGCGGATGCGAGCACGAAGGCGCCCATGCGAATGTTGAATTTGTCGATTTCGTGGCTAATGTCAACAATTTTTACTTCAGGACATTTGCTCAGTATGACGGCTTTCATTTCTGCAACGTAAGAGTCTTTCAACCCGAAATCCGAAAGAAGCGTTATTATTTGTTTCATAGCTCTCCCGTAAAACTACTTTATGCATGGCATATTTAACTTAGCAACAGCGTAAACTTATATGGTCGGACACGTGTTCTTAGTCAGCACTTATATATTGCCTCTCTAATTTTCATCAAGAAGAAACTGGTGAGAAAAATAGTTGGAAATAGCAGACTATTTGAAAGAAAAAATTGTCGAAGTCCGCCTTGCCAGACTTGTCGGAGAAGTCGTCTGGGCATTAGGCTCATGCATTTCTGTTGCAGGACTATTTTTTAAAACCCTCTTATTCATAATCATGGGTTTTTCGCTGCTGTTTGTAGGACTGTATCTAAGTGTCCACTATGAACTTCAACGACTAAACTATATGCATGCTCTAGAGAAAATTGCGCATCACGAAAAATAGAGACTGAATATTTGATGAAAGCCTTTTTAATGTACACAGTATTTACCATGAAGAAGCATCTATGTTTCCATTGTACTTTTGCCTAGGTTCGTTTGGGCTGCTTAGTTTACTTATGCTGTTAGTCCTTCTTGTATTAGGCATCATAATCTTTGTTGTCATCATGAAAATTCTCTTTTTCCTTTTACCTGCAGCTATCGTGGCTTTAGTAGTTTGGCTAATTAGCGGGGGGAACGAGGTGTTGGCGGGCATCGCCTTCATCGCCATCGCTCTTCTCTCTATCGTGAAACGGTAATTTCTTCAGATGACGGAAAATACGGCAAAGCTCCTTGTTATAAAGTCGAAGCCCTTAAACATTTCAACTTGGGTGAATCTGGTGTGCGAATTAAAGATAATGATAATGGCATAATTGCTGAGCTTTTCTTTAAGCCTGAGGGGATTCGTTGTAGTTACTGTGGTGAAGATCAATGTCGCCATGTTCAGTTTGGTCTATCTGCCCCAGCCATTCAGAAAGTTATTCATAAGAAACGAGAGGAAGGCTGGCGCCTTCCAGAGGTCTAGAGAGGCGAGTGAGAGTGAACGCAAGACTACTTATAGCCCTAATTTATGCCGTAATGTTTCTCTGGTCACTTTACGACCTTTTCACTGTCGCGGAATATATAACTGAACAAATGCCAAAAGATACTTTAATGTGCCTAGAGCATTACGAGCGTCGAATCTGAAGTAGGAATACTTCATGTCAATATGTAGTACGAGTGCGAAAAGTTAATCCGCTGTCATCAGTAGAAACAGTTGAGTGTATGTTCTTGAAGTACGATGAAGATGCTCGGTTTCGAGAACAGGTCGGGCTACTTATACGTGCGTTGCGGAGCGATTTGGAGAGTGTCAAGGAAGTCGCTGTTGTGCAACTCAGTCTATTCGGACCAAAAGCCATTCCTTACTTGACGTCAGCCCTCTCTCGCGCATTTGTTGAGACCAGTAGTTCAAGATACGAGCGCTCGAATCCAGAGGAAGCAATAAATGGTATCGTCAGGGTTTTGGGAATAATAGGTGATTCTGTCCCGATTTCTGACATTGCAAATGCTTTGCCCCGCCCAGAAGCGGTGGAAGCCTTGGCCAAGATTGGAAACAACAAGGCGCTCGAAGCTGTAATCGCGGGAATGCCGAAATGGTACGATGAATACGTTAAAATGCGTGCGCACGCGCGCCCAACCGATCGTCTATCGGTATGTAAGTTAAAACCCATAGACGATTTCGTCAGAAAGATTTTTGGTTACTTCGGGGAAGAAGGAAAGAAAGGGCTCCAAACTGCTTTGCACGAGGGAAACAATGAAACCAAAGATACTGTTGTGAAGATACTTGCTGCGCTAGGAGAACCCGATTTGATCCCAGCACTTCTAGAAGCCTTGGAGAATGTGAACTTTTCAACCAAAGCCGAGGCAGCTCGGGCACTCCATAAATTAAAGGTGAGAGAAGCTGTACCAAAAATGGTTGCTGAACTCCTGAAAACTCAAGATTACGTTCATTCCAGCTCCAGAAAAGCCGAAAATAAGTGGCAGGATGCCTACCGAGCTCTTGCGGAAGCTGTGCTTGAGTTGGGTTCCGTCGATGACTGGATGTTAATCTCATTTCATCGTACTAAAGTCCCTGAGGTCGACTATTATGGTTATGGTTGTCGGAAACCGAACTTTAATGCAGCAATCATCAACAGCGGTGAAAGGGCAGTACCTGGACTCACTAAACTGCTCCAAGCTTCCGATCCCGACATCCAAAGGGATGCTGAAGAAATGATTGCCAAGATAAAGCGCGGCAAAAAGTAGAACCAAGTCCATTTTACTAATAAGAGGAAGTTTTTGTCTCAGCATGCCAAAGTTTGTCGTAGACAAGCAACTGGTGTGCATAACTCTTAAGGATAAGAAAAGAGGTCGAGCAATACTGTTCGATCTTACGACCCAGAGGAGCCTCGCGTTTTTTTTAAAAGTTTGATCAGGTCCAGAACTTCTCTGTGCAATTTCCTTCTATCTCCTCCATACTCTTCTATTGCTTGGCTCACGACGTCAGTAAGACTCTGCCCGTCGTCCTCAGTTATTCTCTTTGCTAAATCATATGCCTTCTCTCTCACTGCGACGACCTTGAACCCCTCTTTCGGCATACCTTACACCTAGTAATTTATTGTAGTGTAGATAATCAGTTCTGGATCAGAACATTTTCTGTTCATTTCAAATTAAGAAATAAACCGCGCGCGCAGGCTAGTCATAATGCTGATTCCCTTCTTTTTGTTCAAGTAACTAGGCCCCCGGTACATGACGTGAAATGCCGCTGAGATGTTGTTAGCAATTGATACAAGCATATACTGTTTATGCTACGTCTGTAACAATAGAACAAAGTCTCATAGACTTTAAATACAGATTTGCTTGGTAATGCTAAAAGCGTGATTAAAATGAAGAAGAAAACGTTGTCGACTATGATGCTTACACTTCTTGTAGCAAGTGTTTTCACGTTGGGTTTAGCGCACGCAGGCGGAACTACAGGAAGCCCTGAAGGCTGGATGACTGGCGAGTGTGATTTGGCTCGAACAAGATACTATCCCTATCCATCAAAGTATCACATCCCGGACAAGCCTTTCGAGGTGCTGTGGACTTCCCCTCATGAAGGGAAAAATCTGATGGCTTTGACGGGTGACGTGAATGGTGACGGCAAGTTAGAAGTTGTTAAGGTCAGCGGTGACAATCTTAAAGTAATCAGCGGTGATGGCATTGTGCTGTGGACAGAAACGATACTTGGACAAGACGAGCCATATGGAGTGGGAAGGCTCCGTTTGAATATGTTGGAAGACGTTACAGGAGACGGCGTTCCAGAGATATTTGTCTCAAGAAAAACGAGCTACTATATACAAAACATATACGTGTATGACGGCAACCAAAATCGAATCAAAACCCTAAGCGGAACTGTGAGCTATGATGGCCTCATGAATGCAGTCGCAGTATTCGACGTTGATAAAGACGGAGACAAAGAAATCTATTGCGGCATAACAAGCAATTATGTCGCCAATCCTCGGGGTGCTTGTCTTTTCGACTACAATACAGGAGCTCAACTCTGGCTTTACGCGGCTGGCAACCCCATAGGAAACAGCATTGCGGACTTAAACAATGACGGCACATTGGATATCACGAACGGCTGGTGGCACACTGTGCATAACGGAGCCGCTGGGTATGGGAAAGGCAGCAACACCTACACAAGTGATTACTCCATCTACGTAGTCGTAATAAACGAAAACGGAGATGAAATCCTCACTAAGGAATTACATGGCGGGCATAATGATGGATCGGCATATGCAAAGATCGTTGACCTCGACAGAGACGGAACTAAGGAAATTATAATATTCCATCAACATTGGCCCGAGCTTTATCCTGGTTGGCCTGAGATCTTCCTGTGGGATTCCAACGGCAATTGCATAAAAAGCTACAAAGGCCCCTACAACACCGCACCGTATAGCGCGGCAGCGATTGCTGACATCAACAAAGATGGAAAAGACGAAGTTCTTGTCAGGGACACCGTAGGTAATCTTTTGGTTTTAGATTACAATCTAACCGTTATAGATAGTGCAACGGGCTACGTGCCGCAACTCGTAAACGACATAAACGGCGACGGTGAACTCGAGATAATTGCCAATGTCGTCGGTACAGGGGAACTGGCAGTCCTAGACCATAATCTTGACGAACTTTGGAGACTGTCATTCGGTGGGAGCGCCAAAGTATCTGATGTAACTGGTGACGGTGTAAATGACATTATCATGACAAGGGGTGATGGGCTGTATGTACTTTCCCTTCCCAGCATTGAGGCTACTGTAAATGTCGATCCAGACACCTTGAACTTGAAAAGCAATGGTGAATGGATAAGTGCATACATTGAGTTACCTACGGGCTTCGACGTTGCAAACATCGATGTTAGTTCAATTGTACTCACTGCTGACGGAGCAGACTTCTATGTGGATCCTGCCGCTCCTACAGCGATTGGAGATTATGACCTTGACGGTGTGTCCGACCTGATGGTCAAGTTTAGCAGAGCTGCAATAAGGGATTACCTAACAGAGCCAGACTTGGAAATCGAAGACGGGCCATTCTACAGCGTTGGCTTTTATATAACAGGATCTGTCGACACAATAACATTCTTAGGCGCAGACACGGTCAGAGTGCGCATGCCGTAAACCATAAGCTATACCCTAAACCTTCACTCTTTTTTTGACACACCAACCAACTTCAACAGTTTTGCAGAAGAACTATAACTGAAACCACTGACGCTTTGATTGGCGACTTGATTGCTAGAAGGCAAGACCTTTGCGCGCACTTTTTGTGGGGCTTCGTTGAGGTTTTGTCGGTTTTGCATGTATAAGCACACTCTACCATCATTTATTCGCGCGCTATAGGAATGAAATGTATGCTTGCGGAATTGGAAAAAAAGGGCTACAGGGGAGATACCTCCACGTTTGGTGCGCGTGCGAATCGATAGAACATGTAAAAGGTGACTGAAGCTATTTTTTGGTAAATCCGCGAAGCACAGAGTCTTCTCGTCTTAGAGCAGCGTCCAAACTCTTGCTCAGATCCACAACTTCTCGTTGCAAAGCATCAAACCGGTCATCAACCTCGGCGCGCTCAATTTTCGTCGAATCCTCGCTGAAAATGTTCAAGAACGGCATGGCTTTTCTATACTCTGCTTTCGTGCCAGCCATGTCTCGCATGATCTTGTCGTATTTCAACGGGTCAACATCGTGCAGTACACACGTAGCATTTTTTTGAGTGAATAAACCACACATAGAAAAGCTTTTCAGTCATAACTCCCGTTTTTTCTATGTTTTCAGGGCTTTCAAGACTTCTTTTTTAGTAGTATCTTTTATCAAAATATCTTTTATCCTTGAACGGCTACCTGAAACAATTTCGACTTTTCTTTTAAAAATCTTCGAAAGCTCCTTAATCAACTCTCGATTAGCTTTTCCCTCAACAGGTGGTTGTCTGCAAAATATTACAAGCTCATCATTAATTTGGATTCTGAAACTTCTTGATCTGGGTTTCACGTGAGCTTTCAACATCACTCCGTTCTTGGTTTTCAGTGTTTTCATTCAATCACCGTTTTTTCGCTAATGTTATGCTCGAAAGCGTCTGAGTTATGTTAGGTTGTTACCGGTTGATTAAAGTCTTTACAACAGCAAGGTTTGTTAGACAAAATACGCACGATTTCTTATTACAAACCGTTTTCGGAAATATAGAGAGATAGGTGACATGCTAAATGGCGATAGCCCGTGAAAAAGCCGCTCCAAGACCGCTTCAAAGAACTTCTCCAGAGACTAACCCCCTCAATGCGCAACAAGTCACCTCAATAGCCATGTCTTTTCTAAAATCGCTTGGACACAAAAAAGGAGTCAAGCCAAAACATGTTTTCGTAGAGAACCAGCGCTATCTTGTCGAGGTAGAAATTGGAAAGAAAATGCTTGCAAAGGTGCAAATAGACACTGTTACAAGCGAAATAAAAGAGTATGCCATAGAAAAAAAGACCGAAGAAGAGACGACAAGTTTGCCTGTGGAACCAAAAGCAATACTTATCATGGTTGCGGTGTCGGTCGTGGTCTCTCTCATCTTTACCATACTCGATCTTCAAACAATTTTAAGCAACCTGTTCTAGCAGCGTTTTTTAAGCCATCTTTCTTCTATTTGATGCACTTTGCAAAGCTCTGCCATGTACCAACTTCTATCCATTGCATAGTAAATGCTGAGAGTCATCCCTAAAACGAGAAATGCTACGTCTATGACGGTGAAAGACAAGCCCAACAGGCTGTAGTGGTTGGTTGA
This sequence is a window from Candidatus Bathyarchaeota archaeon. Protein-coding genes within it:
- a CDS encoding nicotinamide-nucleotide adenylyltransferase (catalyzes the formation of NAD+ from nicotinamide ribonucleotide and ATP), with protein sequence HVHMMWVAEVRGYTPKFEYVYSNESLTCRLFMESGFPVKSIPFKKRHLYLATEIRERMLKNKSWTTLVPKSVAKYIEEIDGVSRLQDLAKTDKIQP
- a CDS encoding S-adenosyl-l-methionine hydroxide adenosyltransferase family protein, coding for MKQIITLLSDFGLKDSYVAEMKAVILSKCPEVKIVDISHEIDKFNIRMGAFVLASAAPYFPKDTVHVAVVDPGVGTKRHPIIVETKHSYFVGPDNGVLILAASKKGVRHAYVIENPQYMLPKVSKTFHGRDIFASVAAHLAAGVNASQFGKEIRDYVEPDFVKPRLKGDTVFGEVLHIDSFGNIITNISSNILKKLAVRENESVWIEIGKKTATLKLCSAYGNVSLGEALAIVGSHGFLGISVNQGNAAKRFKARCGDSIQVQRRSYG
- a CDS encoding HEAT repeat domain-containing protein; its protein translation is MKYDEDARFREQVGLLIRALRSDLESVKEVAVVQLSLFGPKAIPYLTSALSRAFVETSSSRYERSNPEEAINGIVRVLGIIGDSVPISDIANALPRPEAVEALAKIGNNKALEAVIAGMPKWYDEYVKMRAHARPTDRLSVCKLKPIDDFVRKIFGYFGEEGKKGLQTALHEGNNETKDTVVKILAALGEPDLIPALLEALENVNFSTKAEAARALHKLKVREAVPKMVAELLKTQDYVHSSSRKAENKWQDAYRALAEAVLELGSVDDWMLISFHRTKVPEVDYYGYGCRKPNFNAAIINSGERAVPGLTKLLQASDPDIQRDAEEMIAKIKRGKK
- a CDS encoding VCBS repeat-containing protein, whose protein sequence is MKKKTLSTMMLTLLVASVFTLGLAHAGGTTGSPEGWMTGECDLARTRYYPYPSKYHIPDKPFEVLWTSPHEGKNLMALTGDVNGDGKLEVVKVSGDNLKVISGDGIVLWTETILGQDEPYGVGRLRLNMLEDVTGDGVPEIFVSRKTSYYIQNIYVYDGNQNRIKTLSGTVSYDGLMNAVAVFDVDKDGDKEIYCGITSNYVANPRGACLFDYNTGAQLWLYAAGNPIGNSIADLNNDGTLDITNGWWHTVHNGAAGYGKGSNTYTSDYSIYVVVINENGDEILTKELHGGHNDGSAYAKIVDLDRDGTKEIIIFHQHWPELYPGWPEIFLWDSNGNCIKSYKGPYNTAPYSAAAIADINKDGKDEVLVRDTVGNLLVLDYNLTVIDSATGYVPQLVNDINGDGELEIIANVVGTGELAVLDHNLDELWRLSFGGSAKVSDVTGDGVNDIIMTRGDGLYVLSLPSIEATVNVDPDTLNLKSNGEWISAYIELPTGFDVANIDVSSIVLTADGADFYVDPAAPTAIGDYDLDGVSDLMVKFSRAAIRDYLTEPDLEIEDGPFYSVGFYITGSVDTITFLGADTVRVRMP
- a CDS encoding DUF167 domain-containing protein, coding for MKTLKTKNGVMLKAHVKPRSRSFRIQINDELVIFCRQPPVEGKANRELIKELSKIFKRKVEIVSGSRSRIKDILIKDTTKKEVLKALKT